One genomic region from Leptolyngbyaceae cyanobacterium JSC-12 encodes:
- a CDS encoding hypothetical protein (IMG reference gene:2510095556) — protein sequence MSQRAIDQFRPQPASTPQQVQPQGHPATSPSQDISLEETIDPPALSLPSLGENGHPASAQGGRDAQLETQPALEYPPSSLSNSLTAASAMGVAVQPYPSVAHRIKRRVAQSARFLGAPLIWLGVVAFCSGTGYAAFHWLLTIPPVPECDRLWFFSLDSDKLFCAEKAAQSGTAETLVAGLKLVDLWPSNHQLAPRATRLKREWSKQLLQLASAKALQNDLEAAIELAKVIQPGNPVYRDAKNAILEWEKLRDRDYVLTDVVESALKRHDWQKAEAELQPPSNQMSEYQRQQFNRLKERVVTERMAFNQLQQLRTLVQAQSSANSETLGRAIQLAAQINPRSYVSVEVARQVQQWSQALAKIAENKLNQGDIPGAIAAAQWLPTTLSLSPKLQELVWVSRAQQVANQQSQLFSYDRLWQHAAALAMLQPISADSPLYSAAQAHRLQLQNQVQDLTQLTLASTVAKVPQIPALQFAIQMAQAITPDRPNRIAAQTLIAEWRKDIQRVEDRPYLTLAQRVAKAGKVKDLQTAIAHASKIALGRALRPEAQAAIFDWRQQIQTIEDKPILDRARKLAEQKRLIDAIREADKIPVGRTLHPEAQAAILRWTKMIQTAEDQPILNEARVLANQGNVGAAIGVAYQIAPGRALYEAAQKEIAVWSAQLAAVRPSRRWNEEAWDNRSRNREPTPQSYDAPRRWQQDPAPALPPEPPPPPELPPP from the coding sequence ATGTCACAACGGGCAATCGATCAATTTCGTCCCCAACCAGCGTCAACACCACAACAGGTTCAACCTCAGGGGCATCCAGCAACCAGTCCATCGCAGGACATCTCACTGGAGGAAACAATAGATCCGCCAGCATTGAGCTTACCTTCTTTGGGTGAAAATGGCCATCCTGCATCGGCACAAGGGGGCAGAGATGCTCAATTGGAAACTCAACCTGCGCTGGAGTATCCCCCATCCTCCTTATCTAATTCTCTAACGGCGGCATCTGCAATGGGTGTGGCAGTTCAGCCTTACCCATCAGTCGCCCACCGCATCAAGCGACGGGTTGCCCAGAGTGCGAGGTTCCTGGGTGCACCTTTGATCTGGCTGGGGGTTGTCGCGTTTTGCAGTGGAACGGGGTACGCCGCGTTTCACTGGTTATTGACCATTCCACCCGTTCCGGAGTGCGATCGCCTCTGGTTCTTCTCCTTAGATTCCGACAAACTTTTCTGTGCTGAGAAGGCTGCCCAGTCAGGCACGGCTGAGACGCTAGTTGCTGGGCTAAAGTTGGTAGACCTTTGGCCATCCAATCACCAACTGGCTCCCCGTGCCACACGGCTCAAGCGAGAATGGTCGAAGCAATTGCTGCAACTTGCCAGTGCTAAAGCATTGCAAAATGACCTAGAAGCCGCCATTGAATTGGCAAAAGTCATTCAGCCTGGGAATCCGGTTTATCGAGATGCCAAAAACGCAATTTTGGAGTGGGAAAAGCTACGCGATCGCGATTACGTACTCACTGATGTTGTTGAGTCTGCGTTAAAGCGTCACGACTGGCAGAAAGCCGAAGCCGAACTGCAACCACCTTCTAACCAAATGAGTGAGTATCAACGTCAGCAATTTAACCGATTAAAAGAACGAGTCGTTACTGAGCGGATGGCGTTTAATCAGTTGCAGCAGTTACGCACATTAGTGCAGGCTCAATCATCTGCCAATTCAGAAACGTTGGGACGGGCGATTCAGTTGGCAGCCCAAATCAACCCACGCAGCTATGTGAGTGTGGAGGTGGCCAGGCAAGTTCAGCAATGGAGTCAGGCTCTGGCAAAAATTGCTGAGAACAAACTGAATCAAGGAGATATTCCTGGCGCAATCGCAGCAGCTCAATGGTTACCAACCACCCTTTCCTTATCGCCCAAGTTGCAGGAATTGGTTTGGGTGAGTCGAGCACAACAGGTAGCCAACCAGCAATCTCAGCTTTTTTCTTATGATCGCCTCTGGCAACACGCCGCTGCGCTGGCAATGCTGCAACCCATTTCAGCAGACAGCCCACTCTACTCAGCGGCACAGGCTCACCGCCTTCAGTTACAAAATCAGGTGCAAGACCTGACTCAGTTGACGCTAGCAAGCACTGTTGCTAAGGTGCCTCAGATCCCAGCTTTGCAATTCGCTATTCAGATGGCACAGGCGATTACTCCGGATCGCCCCAACCGCATAGCTGCCCAGACGCTAATTGCGGAGTGGCGCAAAGATATTCAACGGGTGGAAGATCGTCCCTACCTGACACTGGCACAACGGGTTGCTAAAGCAGGTAAAGTCAAAGACTTGCAAACAGCGATCGCCCATGCTAGCAAGATAGCCCTAGGACGTGCACTCCGACCTGAAGCCCAAGCTGCAATTTTTGATTGGCGACAGCAAATTCAAACCATTGAAGATAAGCCGATTCTAGATCGTGCTCGCAAACTGGCGGAGCAAAAACGACTTATCGATGCGATTCGAGAAGCTGACAAAATTCCAGTAGGACGTACCCTCCATCCAGAAGCCCAGGCTGCCATTTTGCGCTGGACAAAAATGATACAAACGGCTGAAGATCAACCCATCTTAAATGAAGCGAGAGTTCTGGCGAATCAAGGAAATGTAGGTGCAGCCATTGGGGTAGCATACCAAATCGCTCCTGGACGAGCACTGTATGAGGCAGCCCAAAAAGAGATTGCAGTCTGGTCTGCTCAACTTGCAGCGGTTCGTCCTTCTCGTCGCTGGAACGAGGAAGCTTGGGATAATCGCAGCCGCAATCGCGAACCCACCCCCCAATCCTACGATGCCCCTCGTCGCTGGCAACAAGACCCTGCTCCGGCTTTGCCACCCGAGCCACCCCCCCCTCCAGAACTCCCCCCACCCTAA
- a CDS encoding hypothetical protein (IMG reference gene:2510095558), with translation MRSPLNSSSDSLALLPASQQFLIPPFERVRFTVLFILATGFGWFLIWFGLRSVQDPLMPARAIERGVLSAVITGFVFGVVVSAMQWLVLRRYLAHWRWILAGTVGYVLLTVTLEVGWGWIGVVTNSQAVVHWFQQLSPAAVVFAAGGLRVCLTALCAAWLGMTQWLFLRQYTRSNFWWVGVPSIAVLLSSSFTFLSVLLLTAGVRLPLATNVLAAGILGTTQAIAFCALKKKTVDVPLGDCTSPLVVAPEILDYGLVKTLARQLQRRLNMAWTSEHLNDDALTYLVGVTQNGAIAAYTPLNSPAVEQLEEIPLPKLTNADQAKRTSSTEPLARFEVIFLPSGSLQVNAWLGIPLTWIAVSMMTAVLILSAIAAYSMPQSSLNLQ, from the coding sequence ATGCGATCGCCGCTCAACTCATCATCAGACTCGTTAGCTCTGCTTCCAGCCTCTCAACAATTCCTCATCCCGCCGTTTGAGCGGGTTCGGTTCACAGTGCTATTTATTTTGGCAACAGGATTTGGCTGGTTTCTGATCTGGTTTGGGTTGCGCTCAGTTCAAGATCCTCTCATGCCAGCTCGTGCAATTGAGCGGGGGGTGCTATCTGCTGTGATCACTGGGTTCGTCTTTGGGGTCGTTGTCAGCGCGATGCAGTGGTTGGTACTGCGTCGCTATTTGGCACATTGGCGATGGATTCTCGCTGGGACAGTGGGGTATGTTTTGTTGACTGTGACGCTGGAAGTTGGCTGGGGTTGGATTGGGGTTGTGACCAATTCACAGGCAGTTGTGCATTGGTTCCAACAGCTTTCTCCAGCTGCAGTGGTGTTTGCGGCTGGCGGGCTGAGAGTATGCCTCACGGCGTTATGTGCAGCTTGGTTAGGGATGACCCAATGGCTATTTTTGCGGCAATATACGCGCTCAAATTTCTGGTGGGTTGGGGTTCCGTCGATCGCAGTGCTGCTTTCATCCAGCTTTACGTTTCTCAGTGTGTTGCTGTTGACAGCCGGAGTGAGATTGCCCTTAGCGACAAATGTGCTGGCAGCAGGTATTTTGGGTACCACTCAAGCGATCGCGTTTTGTGCCTTGAAGAAGAAAACCGTTGATGTGCCCCTGGGTGATTGCACTTCTCCTCTGGTAGTAGCCCCCGAAATTTTGGATTATGGGCTGGTTAAGACTTTGGCACGACAGCTTCAGCGCCGACTGAATATGGCATGGACCAGCGAACATCTGAATGACGATGCATTAACCTATCTAGTTGGGGTTACCCAGAATGGCGCGATCGCTGCTTATACGCCGCTTAACTCCCCAGCAGTTGAACAGCTTGAAGAAATTCCATTGCCAAAACTCACTAATGCTGACCAAGCCAAACGCACTAGCAGTACAGAACCCCTGGCTCGCTTTGAAGTCATCTTTCTGCCTTCTGGTAGCTTGCAGGTAAATGCCTGGTTGGGAATTCCGCTAACCTGGATTGCCGTTTCGATGATGACGGCGGTGTTAATCCTTAGTGCGATCGCAGCTTACTCAATGCCGCAGTCTTCCCTAAACTTGCAATAA
- a CDS encoding DNA replication and repair protein RadC (IMG reference gene:2510095557~PFAM: Protein of unknown function (DUF2466)~TIGRFAM: DNA repair protein radc), whose translation MTYSLRVADMPATERPRERLICYGARHLATAELLAILLVTGQGPGKLSAVGLGQYILQTLGNGKEDPLAALRETSVGELTQILGVGEAKAASILAAIELGRRVFQARPADQTVIDDPAIAAAALSHDLMWQAQERFAVLLLDVKHRLLGTRIVTIGTATETLAHPRDIFREVIKQGATRLIVAHNHPSGNTEPSPEDIHLTRQLLSGAQLLGIPLLDHLILGNGDFRSLRQTTDLWHELPQGD comes from the coding sequence ATGACCTATTCTTTGCGGGTTGCGGATATGCCTGCAACCGAACGCCCACGGGAGCGGCTGATTTGTTATGGTGCACGCCACCTTGCTACTGCAGAACTGTTAGCCATTTTATTAGTTACCGGGCAAGGGCCAGGAAAACTGTCAGCCGTAGGATTAGGGCAGTACATTCTACAGACATTGGGAAATGGAAAAGAAGATCCCCTCGCGGCTTTGCGAGAGACCAGTGTAGGTGAGTTGACCCAAATTTTGGGTGTTGGCGAGGCGAAAGCGGCAAGTATTCTGGCCGCGATCGAACTAGGGAGACGGGTATTTCAGGCTCGACCTGCCGACCAAACAGTTATCGATGATCCGGCGATCGCGGCTGCCGCTCTCAGCCACGACCTCATGTGGCAAGCCCAGGAACGGTTTGCAGTACTGCTGCTGGATGTAAAGCATCGCCTCTTGGGCACCCGTATCGTTACCATTGGCACCGCCACTGAAACCCTCGCCCATCCTCGCGATATTTTTCGAGAAGTGATTAAACAGGGAGCCACGCGCCTGATTGTTGCCCACAATCATCCATCTGGAAACACAGAACCCAGCCCAGAAGATATTCATCTCACCCGTCAACTGCTTTCCGGTGCCCAATTGCTCGGCATTCCTCTGCTAGATCATCTGATTCTGGGTAACGGTGACTTCCGTAGCCTGCGCCAAACGACCGACCTCTGGCATGAACTACCTCAAGGCGATTAG